A single genomic interval of Deinococcus fonticola harbors:
- a CDS encoding ABC transporter ATP-binding protein, whose translation MTTAPAKDLTLPLSRKLFTYDRALFVRNMLLWGTFHASPALLTLAVSQVFTRLGEADKLNLGGQPMTPAIGAAWVAVGFFALARMFRWGLFYWALRSWITLWYTLNALVRRNLLAYLLTARGSRILPDTPAEVVSRFRDDVDDVAAYVEIWVDGLGIVLFSLIAVFLMSRVDPLITLLVCAPLLLMVFFVQRLTPTIRAYRRRMREATARVTDFIGETFGAVSAVKLAGREEQMVGHLRSLGETRRHAALRDVLLTELIRGVNTNMVNIAVGLVLLLGADRIRGGQMSVGDFVLFIGLLPRLTGSMAFFGDAIARHRRTGVSYDRMNRLLQDAPEDQTVQHHPIYLNSEAPVVANVQEAHPLQELRVEHLSARHPGGAGIQDVSFTLRRGEFVVVTGRIGSGKTTLVRALLGLMPRQSGQIYWNGQEVTDPATFLVPPHCAYTAQLPNLFSDSLQENILTGAEEARLGRAVRLAVLEPDLQQLGNGLSTEVGARGVKLSGGQLQRAAVARMLAQHADLLVFDDVSSALDARTEAQLWDGLFTELDATCLVISHRHAALSRADRILVMENGKLVAEGALEHLLETSAEMRALWAEEEEYPDTRLPI comes from the coding sequence ATGACCACCGCACCCGCCAAAGACCTGACGCTGCCCCTCTCGCGCAAGCTGTTCACGTACGACCGGGCTCTGTTCGTCCGGAACATGCTGCTGTGGGGCACTTTTCACGCCTCGCCCGCGCTGCTGACCCTGGCGGTCAGTCAGGTGTTCACGCGCCTGGGTGAGGCCGACAAACTGAACCTGGGCGGGCAGCCCATGACCCCGGCCATCGGGGCGGCGTGGGTGGCCGTGGGGTTCTTCGCGCTGGCCCGCATGTTCCGCTGGGGCCTGTTCTACTGGGCGCTGCGCTCGTGGATCACGCTGTGGTACACCCTGAATGCCCTGGTGCGCCGCAACCTGCTAGCTTACCTGCTGACCGCCAGAGGCTCGCGGATTTTGCCCGACACGCCCGCCGAGGTGGTCAGCCGTTTCCGGGACGACGTGGACGACGTGGCCGCGTACGTGGAAATCTGGGTGGACGGCCTGGGCATCGTGCTGTTCAGCCTGATCGCGGTGTTCCTGATGTCCCGCGTCGATCCCCTCATCACGCTGCTGGTGTGTGCTCCGCTGCTGCTAATGGTGTTCTTCGTACAGCGCCTCACCCCCACCATTCGCGCCTACCGCCGCCGCATGCGCGAGGCCACCGCCCGCGTGACTGACTTTATCGGTGAAACCTTCGGGGCGGTCAGCGCCGTGAAACTGGCGGGCCGCGAGGAGCAGATGGTGGGGCACCTGCGGTCGCTGGGGGAAACGCGGCGTCATGCCGCCCTGCGCGACGTGCTGCTCACCGAGTTGATTCGCGGCGTGAACACCAACATGGTCAACATCGCGGTGGGCCTGGTGCTGTTGCTGGGCGCCGACCGCATTCGCGGCGGGCAGATGAGCGTGGGCGATTTCGTGCTGTTCATCGGCCTGCTGCCGCGCCTGACTGGCAGCATGGCCTTCTTCGGGGACGCCATCGCCCGCCACCGCCGCACCGGGGTCAGCTACGACCGCATGAACCGCCTCTTGCAGGATGCGCCAGAAGACCAGACCGTGCAGCACCACCCCATCTACCTGAACAGCGAAGCGCCCGTGGTGGCGAACGTTCAGGAGGCGCACCCCTTGCAGGAATTGCGGGTCGAGCACCTGAGCGCCCGTCACCCCGGCGGGGCCGGGATTCAGGACGTGAGTTTCACCCTCCGGCGCGGCGAGTTCGTGGTGGTCACCGGGCGCATCGGCAGTGGCAAGACCACCCTGGTTCGCGCCCTGCTGGGCCTGATGCCGCGCCAGAGCGGCCAGATTTACTGGAACGGGCAGGAGGTCACAGACCCCGCCACCTTCCTGGTGCCGCCCCACTGCGCCTACACCGCGCAGCTCCCCAACCTGTTCAGCGACTCCTTGCAGGAGAACATCCTGACCGGGGCCGAGGAGGCCCGTCTGGGCCGCGCCGTGCGGCTGGCGGTGCTGGAACCCGATCTCCAGCAGCTCGGCAACGGCCTCTCGACCGAGGTCGGTGCCAGGGGCGTCAAACTCTCCGGCGGGCAGCTCCAGCGCGCGGCGGTGGCCCGTATGCTGGCCCAGCACGCCGACCTGCTGGTGTTCGACGACGTGTCCAGTGCGCTCGACGCCCGCACCGAGGCGCAACTCTGGGACGGCCTCTTCACCGAACTGGACGCCACCTGCCTCGTCATCTCTCACCGCCACGCCGCCCTGAGCCGCGCCGACCGCATCCTGGTCATGGAAAACGGAAAACTGGTCGCGGAAGGCGCGCTGGAACACCTCCTTGAAACCAGCGCGGAAATGCGGGCGCTGTGGGCCGAGGAGGAGGAGTATCCTGACACCAGGTTGCCGATTTAA
- a CDS encoding protein kinase domain-containing protein: MNCPICQLVVPEGRTICPACGWTLTNTLTLTNTLDDSLPIGTLLKNGQFRIERKLGQGGFGITYLATDLALARTIAIKELFQSDWKRQGKMVQTPIKLTASEFQEIKDKFLQEGRVLAGFSDPSIVQVYDQFSENNTAYLVMEYLQGESLAERLTREHIISAEELLTLTRSGSAPAAR; encoded by the coding sequence ATGAACTGCCCAATATGTCAGTTGGTTGTGCCAGAAGGACGCACTATTTGTCCTGCCTGTGGCTGGACACTAACAAATACGCTGACACTAACAAATACGCTGGATGATTCGCTTCCTATTGGCACACTTCTGAAAAATGGTCAGTTCCGCATAGAACGGAAATTAGGGCAAGGTGGCTTTGGTATCACTTACCTTGCTACTGATCTCGCTCTTGCACGCACCATAGCTATCAAGGAGCTTTTTCAAAGTGACTGGAAACGCCAGGGGAAAATGGTACAAACTCCCATTAAGCTCACGGCCAGTGAATTTCAGGAAATCAAGGATAAGTTCCTTCAAGAAGGGAGAGTGCTGGCGGGCTTCAGCGACCCCAGCATCGTGCAGGTCTACGACCAGTTCAGCGAAAACAACACTGCTTATCTGGTGATGGAGTACCTCCAGGGCGAATCGCTGGCGGAACGCCTAACGCGGGAGCACATCATCTCGGCGGAGGAACTGCTCACCTTGACCCGGTCAGGCTCTGCGCCTGCTGCACGATAG
- a CDS encoding esterase-like activity of phytase family protein, translating to MKKLLLTLALTVTPATAATLVGFAELPADTFATGPDSGAWNNGVRGETRFKGQPVQGFSGVQFGKDGSFWFLSDNGFGAKNNSADYLLRIYNLTPTPGQKGAQRGNVKVGSFIGLSDPNRKVPWLIVNEASRERLLTGADFDVEGFAFAPDGTLWVGDEFGPYLLHFSADGKLLEAPMVTPDLSAPADKPAEVRSPQNPAFSQGVASSGANLPASGGFEGFTLTPDGKTAFALLEKTVTGDPTGQIRLHAINLADKKWSLAGRYALDQGGEAIGDLTPVNDTELLVIERDNKQGTEAKVKRIYKINVTEKNADGTFKKVLVADLMDIKDPQGLAPDSQNGVLTFPYFTIENVIVLDKDTILVANDNNYPATGGRGKDMKDQNQFIWLKLDQPLNVVAGVGRP from the coding sequence ATGAAAAAACTATTACTGACCCTGGCTTTAACCGTCACTCCCGCGACGGCGGCCACCCTCGTCGGTTTTGCCGAGTTGCCCGCCGACACCTTCGCCACCGGGCCGGACAGCGGCGCGTGGAACAACGGCGTGCGCGGCGAAACCCGTTTCAAAGGCCAGCCGGTGCAGGGGTTCAGCGGCGTGCAGTTCGGCAAGGACGGTTCCTTCTGGTTTCTGAGTGACAACGGGTTCGGGGCAAAGAACAACAGCGCCGATTACCTGCTGCGAATCTACAACCTGACCCCCACCCCCGGCCAGAAAGGTGCCCAGCGCGGCAACGTGAAAGTCGGTTCCTTCATTGGGCTGAGTGACCCGAACCGGAAGGTGCCGTGGCTGATCGTGAACGAGGCCAGCCGCGAACGCCTGCTGACGGGCGCGGACTTCGACGTGGAAGGATTCGCCTTCGCCCCGGACGGTACGCTGTGGGTCGGCGACGAATTCGGCCCCTACCTGCTGCACTTCAGCGCCGACGGAAAACTGCTGGAAGCACCCATGGTCACCCCGGACTTGAGCGCCCCCGCTGACAAACCCGCAGAAGTCCGTAGCCCCCAGAACCCTGCCTTCTCGCAGGGTGTGGCCAGCAGCGGCGCGAACCTGCCCGCCAGCGGTGGCTTCGAGGGCTTTACCCTCACCCCCGACGGCAAAACCGCCTTTGCCCTGCTGGAGAAAACCGTCACGGGCGACCCCACCGGGCAGATTCGCCTGCACGCCATCAACCTGGCCGATAAGAAATGGAGCCTGGCGGGCCGTTACGCGCTGGATCAGGGCGGCGAGGCCATCGGCGACCTCACGCCCGTGAACGACACCGAACTGCTGGTCATCGAACGCGACAACAAGCAGGGCACCGAGGCGAAAGTCAAACGCATCTACAAAATTAACGTGACCGAAAAGAACGCCGACGGGACGTTCAAGAAAGTGCTGGTCGCCGACCTGATGGACATCAAAGACCCGCAGGGCCTCGCGCCGGACAGCCAGAACGGCGTGCTGACCTTCCCTTACTTCACCATCGAGAACGTGATCGTGCTGGACAAAGACACCATCCTGGTCGCCAACGACAACAACTACCCTGCCACCGGCGGGCGCGGCAAGGACATGAAAGACCAGAACCAGTTCATCTGGCTGAAACTCGACCAGCCGCTGAACGTGGTCGCCGGCGTCGGACGGCCCTGA